Genomic segment of Rhodoflexus caldus:
ACTATGTAGGCAGTCAATTTATCAAAGACGATGACAGCCTTGATATGCACCAAGTGCTGCGCAAGTTTCAGTCTTTTATGAAAGAGCAGTACAGCAAGCGCGATAAAGATTTCAAAGAGCGTGAGTGGCGGCTGATATTTCTTGCCTACCTCAAACCGATTATCAACGGGCGGGGCTACGACTTCAAAGAAGTAGAAACCTCAGAAGAAAAGCGCTTGGATATTGTTGTAACCTACATGCAATGGCGATACATCATAGAATTGAAACGCTGGAGCGGGGAAAAATCGCATGAGCGTGGCCTCAATCAATTGGCCGATTATTTAGATATTCACGGCGTAAACGAAGGCTGGCTGTTGATATTTGACGACCGCAACAATCCGACTTGGCGCGAAGAGCTGATTCATCACAAAGGCAAAGAGATTTTTGCGGTGTGGGTGTAACCTCCTTTCCCAAGTAACCCGAAAGCCAAATGCCCGAATCCGCCGCATAAACCCTATCTTTGCGCTTCACAAAAGGTAAAACAGCTTTTGCTATGGCATTGGAATACAACCACCGAGAGATTGAAGCCAAATGGCAGCGTTATTGGCGCGAAAACAACATCTACAAAACCTATAACGATACGACCAAGCCCAAATACTACGTCTTAGACATGTTCCCCTATCCTTCGGGGGCGGGGCTGCACGTGGGGCATCCGCTGGGCTATATCGCCTCTGACATTGTGGCGCGGTTTAAGCGCCTCAAAGGCTTCAACGTGTTGCACCCCATGGGCTTCGACTCTTTCGGGTTACCTGCCGAGCAATACGCCATTGATACGGGGCAACATCCCGCCGTTACAACGGCTAAAAATATTGACACCTTCAAAAGCCAACTCAATAAAATCGGCTTTTCTTACGATTGGGAACGCGAAGTGCAAACTTCCTCACCCGATTATTACCGCTGGACACAGTGGATTTTCATGCAAATTTTCAATTCGTGGTACGACCTTGCCGACCCTGCCAACGAAGGGCGCGGCAAAGCCAAACCCATCGGCGAACTGATTGCCGTTTTTGAAAAAGAAGGCAATTTGAACGTTCGCGCCGCCTGCGACGAAGATACGCCCACATTCACGGCTGCCGAATGGAACGCCATGAGCGAGCCGCAACAGCAGGAAATGCTCTTGAAATATCGCCTCACCTACCCTGCCGACGAGTGGGTAAACTGGTGTCCGGCGCTGGGCAGCGTGCTTTCTAACGACGAGGTAAAAGACGGCGTAAGCGAACGCGGCGGATTCCCCGTAGAACGCAAAAAAATGCGCCAATGGATGATGCGCATCACCGCCTACGCCGAGCGCCTTTTGCAAGATTTAAACGACGTGGATTTTTCCGAGTCGCTCAAAGAAATGCAGCGCAACTGGATTGGCAAATCGGTAGGTGCGGAAGTAAGTTTTGCCTTAGAAGGTCATCCCAATCAGTTTATCAAAGTTTATACCACCCGCTTGGATACGATTTACGGCGTAACCTTTATGGTACTTGCCCCCGAACACGAGTTGGTGGAACAATTGGTAACGCCCGACCGCCGCGAGGAAGTGATGGCATACGTGAAAAAAGCCAAGAACCGTTCCGAGCGCGAGCGCATGGCAGATACGAAAACCGTTTCGGGCGTGTTTACGGGCAGCTATTGCATCAATCCGTTCAGCGGCGAAAAAGTGCCCGTGTGGTTGGCTGATTATGTATTGGCAGGCTACGGCACGGGCGCGGTAATGGCTGTGCCCAGCGGCGACCAGCGCGACTATACCTTTGCCAAGCACTTCGGGCTGCCGATTGTACAAATTTTGGACGCACAGAAAAACCTTGACAAAGAAGCCGATGCCACCAAAGAAGGGCGCTACGTCAATTCGGGTATGATTAACGGGCTGACCTATGCCGAAGCCATGCCCAAACTGTTGGCATTTTTGGAAGAAAAAGGCATCGGAAAAGCCAAAGTAAACTACCGAATGCGCGATGCGGTTTTCAGCCGCCAACGCTACTGGGGCGAACCCGTACCCGTTTATTTTGACGAAAACAACATCCCGCGACTGATTGACGAAAGCGAACTGCCGCTGGTGCTGCCCGAAATTGACGAATACAAACCCACCCCGACGGGCGAGCCGCCGCTTGGGCGCGCAACGGATTGGAAATACCGCAAAAACGGCAAGGAATACCGCTACGAACTCAGCACCATGCCGGGCTGGGCTGGCAGCAGTTGGTACTTCCTGCGCTACATGGACGCGCGCAACGACAAGGTTTTTGCCGACTGCCAAGCCATCGACTATTGGAATCAGGTAGATTTGTACGTGGGCGGCACCGAACACGCCGTCGGGCACTTGCTCTATTCCCGTTTCTGGCACAAGTTCCTGTTCGACCGCGGCTATGTCGGCTACCATGAGCCGTATAAAAAGTTGCTCAATCAGGGCAAAATTCAGGGGCGTTCAGCCATTATTTACAAGCTCAAAAACGATAACAAGTTCGTTTCCAAAGGCTTAAAAGACCAATACGGCGAAACCATAGCCCTTCATGCACCCGTCAATATCGTAGAAAACGACGTGCTGGATGTGGAAGCCTACAAGCAGTTCCGCCCCGAATATGCCGATGCGGAATTTATTTGCGAAAACGGCAAATTTATTTGCGATGAAATTGTAGAGAAAATGTCCAAGTCCAAGTACAACGTCGTGAACCCCGACGACGTGGTGGAACGCTATGGAGCCGACACGCTGCGCCTCTACGAAATGTTTTTGGGTCCGATTGAAGCCGATAAACCTTGGAGCACACACGGCATCGAAGGCGTTTACAAATTCCTGCGCAAACTCTGGCGTTTGTTCTTCGACGAAAAAGGCAATTCCGTTGTTACCGACGGCGAACCGACGGCAGAAGAACTCAAAATATTGCACAAGACTATCCGCAAAGTGGAAGAAGACATCGAAAACTTTTCTTTCAACACAACGGTTAGTCAATTGATGATTTGCGTGAACGAACTTAGCAGCCTGAAATGCCACAAGGCAGCCGTTTTGAACGATTTGTTGATTGTTCTTTCGCCTTATGCGCCGCACATCGCCGAAGAGTTGTGGGCAAAAATGGGGCACACGCACAGCATCGTTACGGCGCAATATCCGCGGTGGAACGCTGCCTATTTGGTCGAATCGGTGATTGAATACCCGATTTCCATCAACGGCAAAGTACGCGGTCAGTTGCAATTAGGCGCAGACCTCAGCCCGCAGCAAATTGAGCAAGAGGTGCTGGCTTCCGAAATCGTGAAGAAATATACCGAGGGTAAAACGCCTAAAAAAGTAATCGTTGTACCGAAAAAAATCGTAAACGTCGTACTGTAAACCCATGCCCAATGCACCCCGAATGACCGTGTTCCTGCTGGCAGCGGTCAATTTTACCCACATCATGGATTTCATGATTATGATGCCGCTCGGCGATATTCTGATGCGCAGTTTCCGAATAGAGCCGCAGCAATTTTCAATCATGGTATCGGCTTACACGCTTTCGGCAGGCATTTCCGGCTTTCTGGGTGCATTCATCATCGACCGTTTTGACCGCAAAAACTTCCTGCTCATGCTCTACGGCGGCTTTCTGGCAGGCACAATCGCCTGCGGATTGGTGGACAGCTACATCCCGATGGTAATAGCGCGGGCGGTAACGGGCGTTTTCGGCGGAGTCATCGGGTCGTTGGTCATGTCCATTGTCAGCGACCTGTACCCTTGGGAGCAACGCGGCAGGGCAATGGCGTTGCTTTCCGCCTCTTTTTCGGTGGCTTCGGTGTTGGGCGTTCCTTTTGGGTTGTTCATGGCAGAAAAAATGGGCTGGCCTGCGCCGTTCCTGTTTTTGGGGGCTTTCGGTTCGGCGCTGGCGGCTGTTTTGTGGAACGTGTTGCCGCCTATGCGCGCTCATTTGGCTGCCCGAAAGTCGCCCGTGCAACCGATGGCTTTGCTGCGCAAAATTGCCGCCGACCGCAACCAACTGCTGGGGCTGACCATGAGTTTTGCGCTGATTTTGAGCCAAATGATTATGATTCCCTTCATTGCCCCCTACATGGTTCGCAATGTGGGGCTTAGCCAATCGCAAATACCGTTGATTTATTTGTTTGGCGGAGTTGCCACTATTTTTTCCGCGCAGATTATCGGACGGCTGGTTGATAAAATAGGCGTCAAACGGGTATTTGCCGTCGGGATGCTCTTGTCCTACATTCCGATTGCGGCGATTACCAATTTGCCGCCCGTGCCTGTTTATGTGGCGCTGACGGCTACGACTCTGTTTTTCATTTTCATCAACAGCCGCATGGTGCCCGCGCAAACCATGATTTCGGGCGTGGTCGGCAAAGAGGGGCGCGGCAGTTTTATGAGCATCAATTCCAGCGTGATGCAAATCGGCTCTGCTTCGGGCGCTTTTTTGGCGGGCTTGTTGGTACACGAGGGCGCTACTGCGCGTTTGGAGGGTTTCTATTGGGTGGGCATTGCATCGGTTGTCATCAGTTGGGTTTGCCTGCTGATTGCACCGCGGTTAAAATTTATCGGATAGCATGAAAATCGGTTTGTTTTTCGGCTCATTTAATCCCATTCACATAGGGCATCTGATTATTGCCAATACCGTGGCAGAAAGTTCGGACTTTTCGCAAGTGTGGTTTGTCGTTTCGCCGCACAACCCCTTTAAGCAAAGCAGCGCCCTGCTGCACGAACACGACCGCATGGAGATGGTGCGCATCGCCATTGCCGACAACTACAAGCTGAATGCAACCGATATTGAGTTTCGCCTGCCGCGCCCCAGCTATACGATTGACACGCTAACCTATTTGAGCGAAAAATATCCCAACCATCAGTTCCGCGTCATTATCGGGCAAGACAACTTGGACAATTTTACCAAGTGGAAAAACTACCGCAAAATTTTGGAATACTACGGGCTGATTGTCTATCCGCGCTATGGGGCAAGTTTTTCCCCGCTCATGGAGCATCCCAACGTAACGATTGTAGAAGCCCCGATGATTGACATTTCCGCCACCTTCATCCGCGATTGCATCAAAAAAGGGCGCAGCATCCAATACCTTGTCCATCAGGACGTCATGCACTATATCAAAGGCAAAAAACTGTATCTGTAATAATTCGCCGAAAAGTAAACTTTTTAAGGCAAAAGCAGTTTAATTTGGGTTCATATCATGACCGCATAACAATTTTGTGAATTTGATACAGCGCTACAGCCTTTGGATAGGCTTGCTCATGCTGGCCTTTCCTGCATTTGCGCAAGTTGTTTCCAAGCCCTTTGTTCTGAAAATGGGTCTTGCGCAGGTGGATTTGGTACCCTATGCCCTCGTATTAGAGGATAGCACCGGCCAACTGACATGGGAACAGGTAAAAAATATGCCCTTTTCCTCCCCGACCGAAAATCGATTGTATTTCCCGCATCACAACAATCGGGTGTATTGGGTAAAAATTGCCGTTGCTAACCCTTATGAAGTGCCTTTAGCGCGGTTTCTGGAAATCAGAAACTCAACCGTTAATCGCATCAGTCAGTATATTACACGCGAAGGAAAGCTCATAGAAACCATTCATACGGGCGATGCTCAGCCGTACAGCACACGCCCCGTGCAAAGTAATTATTTCATCTTCCCGATAGACCTGCCGGCGAGTCAGACGACGGAAATTTTGCTGCGGATTGATACGGAAAGCGATGCGGTGAATTTGCCGCTGGTATTGTGGGAGTCGCAGTCGCTGCTGGAAAATGCACAGCGCGAACGTTGGATTTTCGGACTTTTCTATGGTGTACTGCTCTTTACGATTATTTTCCACCTGTTCCTGTTCTATAAACTCAACGATACCGCTGTTATCTATTACATCGGCTATGTAGTAGGCGTAGGGGGCTTCATGCTTTCTATGGACGGGCTGGCATCACAATATCTTTTCCCCGATTTTCCCCAATTGGCCAACAGCTTATTGCCTTTTAGTGCACTGTTTGGCGGGCTTTGCCTGATGATTTTTTCGTACAAATATTTAGGCAAAGAAAACCTCGCCCGTTGGGCACAAATCTCATTGGCTTTTATCGGAGTGCTGTGCATTTTGCTGATGCCTCTTTGTTTTGCCTCCAACGAAATGATTACCTACATCATCATTTTTGCCTCTGTTATGATTCCGCTTTGCAGCGTAATAGCGGTTGTAGCAGGTTTGGTGGCCTATCGCACCGACCCATTGCGGGCGAAGTACTTCATCACGGCATTTTTCTTTCTGATGGGCGGCATAATGCTGATTGTAGTAAAAGGTTTTGGCATTGTGCTGGGCGAATTGAACGAGTATGGGCTAAAATTTGGCGTAGCGGCAGAGGTAGTCATTTTTGCCTTTGCCCTAACGGTGCGTTTCAAACAAATGGATGAACGCACGCAGGCAATGGCATTGGAACACCTGCAAAATCTGAATCGCGTAAAAGATGAATACAATCAAACTTTGCAGGAAGAAGTCGCCCGACGAACCGAAGAACTCAGCAATGCCAACCAAAAACTCACCGACAGCATCCGCTATGCCAAGCGACTGCAAGAGGCCGTTTTACCGCGGCGTTTTGCAGTATCGAACCTTTTTCCTCGGAGCAGTATTTTTGAGCAGCCCCGCGATATTGTCAGCGGCGATTTCTTTTGGGCAAATCAAATAGGCCAAACAAAAATGCTGGCAGTCGTAGATTGTACAGGGCATGGCGCACACGGGGCGTTTATGTCCATCCTTGGTTGCCGATTATTCGATGAAATAGCGGAGCAAATGTCCTTAGAATGCCCTGCCGAGTGGCTCATCCATTTAGACCGTCGTTTCCGCCGCATACTGATTAGCGAACGCGATGAAACCATCTATGCGGCAAGTATGGACGTTGCACTGTTGGCATATAACGAAGCCGACCAAATACTGGAATATGCAGGAGCGCGTCGCCCGCTTTACCTGTTCCGCAACGGTCATCTGCAAGTTTACAAGGGAAGCCCTATTGCAATAGGCGGCACACTGACGGGCAAAAGACAAACTGCATTTTTTGAAAAGCACCGGATAGACGTACAAAGCGGCGATATCGTTTACTTGTTCAGCGACGGCTATGCCGACCAGTTTGGGGGGCAGCCGGAGCAAAAACTCACCTTGGGACGTTTCAAGGAAATATTGGCAACAATTCATCACCACCCGATTCATCAGCAGGAACAGCATTTGAAAAGCCACCTGACAGCATGGCAGCAGTCATCGCCGCAGATGGATGATATACTGGTGGTTGCGGTAGCAATCTCTTAGCGCCTGTTACAACCCGCGTACAGTTCACGGTCGGTAAAGTAGACAACAAAATCGGCTACGTTGCGGTCTTGCACATAAGCAATACTGTAATTGGCAAAGCCGCGCTTATTGGTAAAATACCAAAAGCCGGGCTTATCGGCGAACAGCGGGTTAGTTTCTTCAAAAACCACTACATGCGCGTTAAATTCGTTGTTTTTCTCCACGAACACGCGAAAAGTGGCCAAATACGGGTCTTTTTCCACATAAATTTGCCCGAAAACATCACAAGGTGTCGGGCGGGATTGAAGCGGCGGACTTGCCATTATCCCCACCCAATACAGCCATAACACAAATATGAAACTCATTTGATTCAATTAGCTTGGTTCACTTTATTAGAACACTGGTTACAGCAGATAATGCGATTTTGCAGAGATTTTATCCGACCGAAGTCCGCGTTTATACAAAAGCGCAAGTGATTTTTCAGAAATTTTTCCGCATACGTTGTTGAAAAATAAGCATTTAAACCTGACAGGTCTTATAAACCTGTCAGGTTTTGATATTTGTTGCGGATTTTGCCTATAAGTTGCTCAAATCGAAACCCTCGAGGAACTTGGTGGTAAAGTTACCTGCTCGGAACTGCGGGTCATCCATCAGTTTAATGTGGAATGGAATCGTTGTTTTAACCCCTTCAATCACAAATTCCTGCAAGGCACGCTTCATGCGCACGATAACCTCCTCACGAGTTTGCCCTGATACAATCAGTTTGGCAATCATGGAGTCATAGTTAGGAGGAATTACATAGCCCGCATATACGTGTGTATCTACGCGCACACCACGCCCGCCGGGGATGTGCAGGTTGGTAATTTTTCCCGGTGAAGGGCGGAAATCGCGTGCAGGGTCTTCCGCATTGATGCGGCACTCCATTGAGTGCAATTGCGGATAGTAGTTTCTACCCGAGATGCGTTCGCCCATGGCAACTTTTATTTGCTCCTTAATCAGGTCAAAATCAGTTACTTCCTCCGTAATAGGGTGCTCTACCTGAATGCGGGTATTCATTTCCATGAAATAGAAGTTGCCGTATTTGTCCACAAGGAACTCTATGGTTCCGGCACCTTCGTATTTGATATACTCTGCACCGCGAATAGCAGCCTGCCCCATGCGGTCGCGCAGTTCTTGCGTAATGAACGGAGAAGGCGTTTCTTCTACTAACTTTTGGTGGCGGCGCTGAATGGAGCAATCGCGTTCCGAGAGGTGGCATACGCGGCCTGTTTGGTCGCCAACTACCTGAATTTCAATGTGTCGTGGCTCTTCCACGAATTTTTCCAGATAGAGGCCGTCATTGCCGAAAGCTGCTCCGGCTTCCATTTTGGCATCGTTCCATGCTTTTTCAAAGCCCGATTCGTCGTGGATGACGCGCATACCTTTGCCACCGCCGCCCGCTGTTGCTTTGATGATAACGGGGTAGCCGAATTCGGCTGCCAGACGCATACCTTCTTCCATGCTTTCCAACAAACCATCGGAGCCGGGGATAACAGGCACGCCCGCCGCTTTCATGGTAGCTTTGGCAGTGGCCTTGTCGCCCATGGCCTGAATCATTTCAGGTGTAGGCCCGATAAATTTAATGTTG
This window contains:
- the leuS gene encoding leucine--tRNA ligase yields the protein MALEYNHREIEAKWQRYWRENNIYKTYNDTTKPKYYVLDMFPYPSGAGLHVGHPLGYIASDIVARFKRLKGFNVLHPMGFDSFGLPAEQYAIDTGQHPAVTTAKNIDTFKSQLNKIGFSYDWEREVQTSSPDYYRWTQWIFMQIFNSWYDLADPANEGRGKAKPIGELIAVFEKEGNLNVRAACDEDTPTFTAAEWNAMSEPQQQEMLLKYRLTYPADEWVNWCPALGSVLSNDEVKDGVSERGGFPVERKKMRQWMMRITAYAERLLQDLNDVDFSESLKEMQRNWIGKSVGAEVSFALEGHPNQFIKVYTTRLDTIYGVTFMVLAPEHELVEQLVTPDRREEVMAYVKKAKNRSERERMADTKTVSGVFTGSYCINPFSGEKVPVWLADYVLAGYGTGAVMAVPSGDQRDYTFAKHFGLPIVQILDAQKNLDKEADATKEGRYVNSGMINGLTYAEAMPKLLAFLEEKGIGKAKVNYRMRDAVFSRQRYWGEPVPVYFDENNIPRLIDESELPLVLPEIDEYKPTPTGEPPLGRATDWKYRKNGKEYRYELSTMPGWAGSSWYFLRYMDARNDKVFADCQAIDYWNQVDLYVGGTEHAVGHLLYSRFWHKFLFDRGYVGYHEPYKKLLNQGKIQGRSAIIYKLKNDNKFVSKGLKDQYGETIALHAPVNIVENDVLDVEAYKQFRPEYADAEFICENGKFICDEIVEKMSKSKYNVVNPDDVVERYGADTLRLYEMFLGPIEADKPWSTHGIEGVYKFLRKLWRLFFDEKGNSVVTDGEPTAEELKILHKTIRKVEEDIENFSFNTTVSQLMICVNELSSLKCHKAAVLNDLLIVLSPYAPHIAEELWAKMGHTHSIVTAQYPRWNAAYLVESVIEYPISINGKVRGQLQLGADLSPQQIEQEVLASEIVKKYTEGKTPKKVIVVPKKIVNVVL
- a CDS encoding 7TM diverse intracellular signaling domain-containing protein; its protein translation is MNLIQRYSLWIGLLMLAFPAFAQVVSKPFVLKMGLAQVDLVPYALVLEDSTGQLTWEQVKNMPFSSPTENRLYFPHHNNRVYWVKIAVANPYEVPLARFLEIRNSTVNRISQYITREGKLIETIHTGDAQPYSTRPVQSNYFIFPIDLPASQTTEILLRIDTESDAVNLPLVLWESQSLLENAQRERWIFGLFYGVLLFTIIFHLFLFYKLNDTAVIYYIGYVVGVGGFMLSMDGLASQYLFPDFPQLANSLLPFSALFGGLCLMIFSYKYLGKENLARWAQISLAFIGVLCILLMPLCFASNEMITYIIIFASVMIPLCSVIAVVAGLVAYRTDPLRAKYFITAFFFLMGGIMLIVVKGFGIVLGELNEYGLKFGVAAEVVIFAFALTVRFKQMDERTQAMALEHLQNLNRVKDEYNQTLQEEVARRTEELSNANQKLTDSIRYAKRLQEAVLPRRFAVSNLFPRSSIFEQPRDIVSGDFFWANQIGQTKMLAVVDCTGHGAHGAFMSILGCRLFDEIAEQMSLECPAEWLIHLDRRFRRILISERDETIYAASMDVALLAYNEADQILEYAGARRPLYLFRNGHLQVYKGSPIAIGGTLTGKRQTAFFEKHRIDVQSGDIVYLFSDGYADQFGGQPEQKLTLGRFKEILATIHHHPIHQQEQHLKSHLTAWQQSSPQMDDILVVAVAIS
- a CDS encoding DUF6150 family protein — encoded protein: MSFIFVLWLYWVGIMASPPLQSRPTPCDVFGQIYVEKDPYLATFRVFVEKNNEFNAHVVVFEETNPLFADKPGFWYFTNKRGFANYSIAYVQDRNVADFVVYFTDRELYAGCNRR
- the nadD gene encoding nicotinate (nicotinamide) nucleotide adenylyltransferase codes for the protein MKIGLFFGSFNPIHIGHLIIANTVAESSDFSQVWFVVSPHNPFKQSSALLHEHDRMEMVRIAIADNYKLNATDIEFRLPRPSYTIDTLTYLSEKYPNHQFRVIIGQDNLDNFTKWKNYRKILEYYGLIVYPRYGASFSPLMEHPNVTIVEAPMIDISATFIRDCIKKGRSIQYLVHQDVMHYIKGKKLYL
- a CDS encoding MFS transporter translates to MPNAPRMTVFLLAAVNFTHIMDFMIMMPLGDILMRSFRIEPQQFSIMVSAYTLSAGISGFLGAFIIDRFDRKNFLLMLYGGFLAGTIACGLVDSYIPMVIARAVTGVFGGVIGSLVMSIVSDLYPWEQRGRAMALLSASFSVASVLGVPFGLFMAEKMGWPAPFLFLGAFGSALAAVLWNVLPPMRAHLAARKSPVQPMALLRKIAADRNQLLGLTMSFALILSQMIMIPFIAPYMVRNVGLSQSQIPLIYLFGGVATIFSAQIIGRLVDKIGVKRVFAVGMLLSYIPIAAITNLPPVPVYVALTATTLFFIFINSRMVPAQTMISGVVGKEGRGSFMSINSSVMQIGSASGAFLAGLLVHEGATARLEGFYWVGIASVVISWVCLLIAPRLKFIG
- the accC gene encoding acetyl-CoA carboxylase biotin carboxylase subunit, whose translation is MFKKILIANRGEIALRVIRTCREMGIKTVAVYSTADRESLHVKFADEAVCIGPPPGKESYLNIPRIIAAAEITNADAIHPGYGFLSENAEFSAICAETNIKFIGPTPEMIQAMGDKATAKATMKAAGVPVIPGSDGLLESMEEGMRLAAEFGYPVIIKATAGGGGKGMRVIHDESGFEKAWNDAKMEAGAAFGNDGLYLEKFVEEPRHIEIQVVGDQTGRVCHLSERDCSIQRRHQKLVEETPSPFITQELRDRMGQAAIRGAEYIKYEGAGTIEFLVDKYGNFYFMEMNTRIQVEHPITEEVTDFDLIKEQIKVAMGERISGRNYYPQLHSMECRINAEDPARDFRPSPGKITNLHIPGGRGVRVDTHVYAGYVIPPNYDSMIAKLIVSGQTREEVIVRMKRALQEFVIEGVKTTIPFHIKLMDDPQFRAGNFTTKFLEGFDLSNL